Genomic segment of Ostrinia nubilalis chromosome 10, ilOstNubi1.1, whole genome shotgun sequence:
CGTATACTTCagcctggtctgaaattatgttgatcccgactggccgtggtctcttccacgtggtactagtctgccctatactagagtgtaatttaaaagccggaggcgcggagggagtgccgtcctcgctcgctgtaacatatatccggcagccgtgcgagctggagcggctgagcggcggaagcgagcatggcatgccgggtatatgttacgccagagcggaaggaccgcacttcccgcagcgccggagataaggcaatcctaatacTTGCTTGCAtacttgcttgcatgcatgcttccttgctgcttgcttgcatgcttgcttgctgcttgcttgcatgcttgctgttttattgcatgcttgctgcttgcttgcatgcttgtttgcatgcttgcatgcttgtttgcatgcttgcttgtctatttatatttgctaacttatattttatatgtataacatttttatatttcatatttgttaaaattatggtattttgtatattatgaatggtaatatttatggcattggtttagatgccaataaatgttatgcctagaaatcgttattaaaaaaacaagaatacagaaaaaatatatactaaaatattattatattaaaagtggttatggaaaaaaaaatatgccttatgatttattctgtattaacgttatgcgaaatgatgagtatgccaaaaaattttatgcactcttaaattatgacaatattttttatgcaaccgaatatggacccgaaCCCATCTTACATAGCTTTTTGGATGGTGAAATAGGTTCGGTAGATCATAACAAATTCATATTGTGTTCAATTCATATTGATAGGCTGGTAACAATATTTCAGCCTATTTATTTTCCCGCCTGCCATAATTGATCAATAAAATCTCGATGAGCTCAAGGAATTTTTATGCAGCTATTTCTGTCAAATGTGATTTAGGTTAATTATGGTATGCAAGACGAGGAGTTCTATTGAAAGTAAAGTTGCTCTCTAGAATCAATGCAGATTGTACTACCAGCGATCGTTAACTTTATGAActgacattaaataaaaattgctaataaaaatatctaGCTGAAGACAACTATGCAAAAGGAAAAGTATCaatgttatttaattacttgccagtatttttttcacGCCATGATTTTCTTGAAACAGCCTACGTCAAGTTGACCTCGAGATGATGAGGCGACTCCACCGGAAGGTCAACATTGTTGTGGTCATTGCGAAAGCGGACTCCCTCACCGCTGCAGAGGTCAAGCGGCTCAAGACTAGAATACTGAATGACCTAGAAGAACATCAAATACAGGTTAATTCCTTCTTCCTTcagtctttttttttgtttttgaaaactAGCAAGCACTCACGTAACTTACTTAATCGGTGTGATTTCTTCGAGCAGGTTTACCAATTCCCAGAATGCGACAGTGACGAAGACGAAGAGTTCAAACAACAGGATCGGGAGTTGAAGGCGGCGGCTCCGTTTGCGGTGGTCGCTGCCGACACAGTGTTGGAAGTGGGCGGCAAGCGAGTGCGTGGCCGGCAGTACCCCTGGGGTATAGTTGACGGTAAGTTCTTTAGCTAGAATGAAAGAAATTGAAGCTAGCAAAGATAGCGCTGAAGGCGGACGAAGTAAAGTCAGATAAAAAAAGAACTACAAACGAACCATAAGCTAAAAAGTTAACATAATTAAGTACTCTCGACGTTATGTTTCGCGTAGCTACTAGCTACGATCTATTTTGAACTCTACGAGAAAGTTAGATGCTTTATTTCTCATTATGAAAAGACAATTTCTTTGAAATATACAAAACAGTTTGATAATACAGTAACTTGCTacgtttaattttattacattccTCTTTAACAGTGGAAAACCCCAGACATTCAGACTTCACGAAGCTGCGCACGATGCTGATTTCCACCCACATGCAGGACCTGAAGGACGTCACGCAAGACGTGCACTACGAGAACTTCCGCGCGCAGTGCATCTCACAGATATCACAGCACGCCATGCGAGAGCGAGGGTATGCATTACTTcaaattaatcattaattaacTGAAAAGTCTCAAAAAACTTTTCAACtaatatattttgcttttttaCAGCAAATTGAAGAGAGACTCAATGGGCAACAATAACGAGGTGGTCATTACAGACACTGATCGCCTACTTCTGCAGAAAGATGAAGAGGTAtgtagtagagatgaaacggatatccggtaactatccggtaggccggatatccggcctaaatttactatccggccggatactgGATAGTAattcactatccggccggataccggatattaaaaaactacgacaatttcctataaaTGAAATACGTtcatctttgaggtaaatatcaataaaatggcttacaataatgacggattttatttaaagtccaaaaagttacaaaaaagccatattatggcctttcaaaactaatttctttttctggactattcactctaatgacgaatacataaacagtaaatatctgttaatatcgaaatattgccaaataaaataggcgattttttttcactgatgctGTTGGTCTGATGAAATGATgcaactaatttaattttctctaTTTAATTACACACTCACGATTGCAACCGAAATTGAATTGATCTGCCcactagacaagtgacaaaatcgcccaaattgatctgccccctagacacagaataataataagtactacgtacagaagttttacttcgcgaaggtatttaaaaaaatgtatgctcaatgtcattaacaatatggtgtaatttagcttgtctcaagagtcaagcaagtttgtcagaagttttgttgacaaacgtcagtgatcggtactgcgccgaagctatagggctgacttcggtaaaatgatgtgacgtgaggtgccaatctgcagaaaatggcggaggaaatacatgatttagcatgaattatcatgaataatattaactacttatttacctctcagtgtcttcaggcaacttaaaaaagtacattctgtgtttttattattatttaggcagttaaatactgcacagtatttagtacaccattttctttatttttttccatcatacgcaagaatacgcgtgcgtgagtcaatgttcgctcgtatgtgaggccttgtcgaatagtactcttgtagggggcaatcgtgcgtgttttgttttcgatgtaaactcgcggagatgaacaggcctgccctagacaagtagcaaaatctgacattccattcggacggattcgattttcgaaaagtgtgactagtctagtctactaatagacccactgatcgcgttcgaagcacctgtgcggcgctatactcgtcacgacatgcaacgagacaatgggccaactatccggccgccggatatccggctatccggcctagcagctggccggatatccggtatccggtatccggccaaacaactatccgtttcatctctagtatgtAGCTTCAGCTATGTTTCAACATCAATAATCACCACCAAATCAAATCGAATTTTTGATCGTTTTATTAATGATCAACCATTTTGGTCATTGCCAGTTTCGTAACGACATTAAACGCACCTAAGTTTGTTTGAAAGAATGAAAGTTTTAAAGTGAAAATGTATTTCCTTTCAGATTCGACGCATGCAGGACATGTTGACTCAAATGCAAGAGAAACTCAAAGCTTCCGATAAAAAACACGACAGTATTATAGATGTATAGAATATTGACTGCATTGTATAGCGTAGCGTTACACAAATTACAATTACTCACTTTAGTATAAtgaacaaaacataaaaacctCTTTGGAAAAATTTGATGAATTTAGATTTTTGATACTTTAcgttatatttatttgttacagaATATTATACATAACTAGTGATAAATATATTATGATGTTAGTATGTCTCCTCGCCCTTtagaataaagttttttttattaaaccagACAATATAAAATGAAGTTTGCAAAGCCTTTACAcagaatatgtatttatttttttcactttgagccacaaaaaaaatcataccagatgaaaagaaataaaaataagttattaccAAGATACGCACTGAAATCAAAATCGTTCTTAGAAGCATTTGATAAAAGAGTAGGTTTGCTTGCACGGTGTGTAAACGTTAAGTTACGTGTCACGAAGACAAATTTTTAAAGTGTGAAAGCTTTCGTCCTTTGAAAAAAGgcttttatccagcagtggaatAGGCCTTTCTCGGTTATTTCCAACCACTGCCAAGTGCCGTGCACATTCGTATCTCGTTGCTGCGTTAGCTATCAGTTTTCACCATAATCTGCGGTTTTCTAAGACGAAAAATCACTTTTCGTTTACACACTGTACAGTTTATTAACGTTGAATGAAAAAGTAGgtaaaattttctattataGGTAACGTTATGGCCATTGGAGTCAAATTACTTATAgtatttgatttgaaattgcatcactgattttctttattttgtgtgTAAAGTAGCAGAACAAAAACTTGCAGGTGAAAACAACACAGTCATGAAATACTTAGTAGTTGTAGCCATTAAAAATGATGCAGTTTCAAATCACCCATTTCTACTTTAAACAAAATCTTTCTAACTGctaagaagaacggtcatctgtgacccaggcccgacagaaacgagacatgcctcattttttttgtcatgtcttaattagttaaattatatattttttatattcgaaatctatgtataacaccaaaatattaccctttgtttttgttcaggcgttatacaaaaactaatacaaaatgcctatttatcaccaaaattggtaaatgtatgtacctaaatgtctattacagctactatggaatgtatctaggtgacctggagatacagccggatta
This window contains:
- the LOC135075201 gene encoding septin-2 isoform X3; its protein translation is MTMERDRGERDYIGFATLPEQVHRKSVKRGFDFTLMVVGECGLGKSTLINSLFLGDLYKNRKIPDAQDRIEKTTTIEKKTMEIEERGVKLRLTIVDTPGFGDAINCEDSWRVCSAYIDEQFRQYFTDESGLNRRHMQDNRVHCCLYFVPPWAHSLRQVDLEMMRRLHRKVNIVVVIAKADSLTAAEVKRLKTRILNDLEEHQIQVYQFPECDSDEDEEFKQQDRELKAAAPFAVVAADTVLEVGGKRVRGRQYPWGIVDVENPRHSDFTKLRTMLISTHMQDLKDVTQDVHYENFRAQCISQISQHAMRERGKLKRDSMGNNNEVVITDTDRLLLQKDEEIRRMQDMLTQMQEKLKASDKKHDSIIDV
- the LOC135075201 gene encoding septin-2 isoform X2 → MQELHQTSHDRSKERDRGERDYIGFATLPEQVHRKSVKRGFDFTLMVVGECGLGKSTLINSLFLGDLYKNRKIPDAQDRIEKTTTIEKKTMEIEERGVKLRLTIVDTPGFGDAINCEDSWRVCSAYIDEQFRQYFTDESGLNRRHMQDNRVHCCLYFVPPWAHSLRQVDLEMMRRLHRKVNIVVVIAKADSLTAAEVKRLKTRILNDLEEHQIQVYQFPECDSDEDEEFKQQDRELKAAAPFAVVAADTVLEVGGKRVRGRQYPWGIVDVENPRHSDFTKLRTMLISTHMQDLKDVTQDVHYENFRAQCISQISQHAMRERGKLKRDSMGNNNEVVITDTDRLLLQKDEEIRRMQDMLTQMQEKLKASDKKHDSIIDV
- the LOC135075201 gene encoding septin-2 isoform X1, with protein sequence MQELHQTSHDRSKGIMEKSNSYAMLDVNLKDKEKMNDQPEKVEDENKKNKSPFMTVIKIQRDRGERDYIGFATLPEQVHRKSVKRGFDFTLMVVGECGLGKSTLINSLFLGDLYKNRKIPDAQDRIEKTTTIEKKTMEIEERGVKLRLTIVDTPGFGDAINCEDSWRVCSAYIDEQFRQYFTDESGLNRRHMQDNRVHCCLYFVPPWAHSLRQVDLEMMRRLHRKVNIVVVIAKADSLTAAEVKRLKTRILNDLEEHQIQVYQFPECDSDEDEEFKQQDRELKAAAPFAVVAADTVLEVGGKRVRGRQYPWGIVDVENPRHSDFTKLRTMLISTHMQDLKDVTQDVHYENFRAQCISQISQHAMRERGKLKRDSMGNNNEVVITDTDRLLLQKDEEIRRMQDMLTQMQEKLKASDKKHDSIIDV